A genomic segment from Glycine max cultivar Williams 82 chromosome 1, Glycine_max_v4.0, whole genome shotgun sequence encodes:
- the LOC100810819 gene encoding uncharacterized protein yields the protein MNQTGVTSPMTNMTLASSTTSASAFAPWNNPSLGNPSGSPFRPPQNPLYGMPTSLMAGLQNSQPNIENLNMSSPSGSVAGNQGRVIPQHLTNTSVLSLRQQMDESNHDMVNMLTQQIGTVINPLIQNTNDSYQMLTNQISRIADFFGAPPIQQPPIRQIQIQAPVQEIQMPNNPGMQMAQAPQPVACIEPPVQQVEPNPGIVLVNRNQNADEVIGNIQQNRFDRQNNLAQMVETILVQNGLNLGLHRPNFVSPLSEYVLQTELPRGVKIPKLTKFAGETNESTVEHIARYLVEAGDLANNENLRMKFFPNSLTKNAFTWFTTLPPHSIHNWNQLERIFHEQFYMGQSKISLKELASVRRKAPESIDDYLNRFRLLKARDMAQLADRVRQLERLKAEKARNSKFHKKEKVAYVETNDSDQEFDIIYEDIEDNEVDLAELKPGPPYVCKLLRPSNGKNPVEPKNDKFVSKTYTFDITKCDEIFDLLVTDGQIVVPKGLKVPPIEQQKKRGYCKFHNFLGHKTSRCVLFRDLVQKALDEGRLKFGEKPKVVQANAETSKAAETLYAEPQEIMMVETMELSQVQVQGISEEDYNEQMKVVYPQAEEDLIDFLNRCKLENKIVMLCPRCSAVCDREATEGLKKYQIVNKGAKQNQRFDKGKRVMVQSNTNQKSGRKNTFAPPISVPVEKWMHQGLIRFNKGAMEVGGSSGTKQIGPQEANRYSYRNNYKGKNPMTRTQWRRFQRQKKLAQQSLQTGQYKEVSRRPVKERLLPPVDEDKMEDEDLLDSEPDFDVICVVSILPSEYDVQSEVTEIESEFDHFDMADPKPVCYYVMNNGCVEEQLAYFEKPDFQMKSHLKPLFIRAKVENVGINKVLIDGGAAVNLMPRSMLYKIGKHDTDLSAHNIVLSNYEGKTGYSLGAIQVDVAVGSIVRPTLFLVIQSKANFNLLLGREWIHGVGAVPSTLHQKLIIWREDGIVENIEADQSFYKSEVDNVTAQTFDKKLANIAPCGDREAVVESNDNVIHSVKLHPTYGFIWEREEIDAVPSEDGVIPPTGWIIYED from the exons ATGAATCAGACAGGGGTAACTTCTCCCATGACCAACATGACGTTGGCAAGTTCGACCACGTCAGCGTCTGCTTTTGCCCCATGGAATAACCCTAGTTTAGGGAATCCCAGTGGAAGTCCCTTTCGACCGCCTCAAAACCCTCTATATGGCATGCCTACATCTTTGATGGCAGGGTTGCAAAACTCTCAACCAAATATAGAGAATCTTAATATGTCCTCTCCATCAGGATCTGTAGCGggcaatcaaggtagggtaattccTCAACATTTAACTAATACATCCGTTTTGTCACTCAGACAACAAATGGATGAAAGTAACCATGATATGGTTAACATGTtaacacaacaaataggaaCTGTTATTAACCCcttaattcaaaatacaaatgaCAGTTACCAAATGTTAACAAATCAAATAAGTCGAATTGCTGACTTTTTTGGGGCACCACCCATACAGCAACCACCAATTCGACAGATCCAAATACAGGCGCCTGTCCAAGAGATACAGATGCCTAACAACCCAGGGATGCAAATGGCTCAAGCACCACAACCAGTGGCATGCATAGAGCCACCAGTCCAACAGGTCGAACCAAACCCTGGTATAGTATTGGTAAATAGGAACCAAAATGCTGATGAAGTAATAGGGAATATTCAACAAAACCGTTTCGATAGGCAGAATAACCTGGCCCAAATGGTCGAAACGATTTTGGTGCAGAATGGTTTAAACTTAGGATTACACAGGCCTAATTTTGTGTCTCCATTATCTGAGTATGTGTTACAGACagaattaccaaggggtgtgaaAATCCCTAAGCTTACTAAGTTTGCAGGAGAGACAAATGAGTCCACTGTCGAACACATTGCTAGATATTTGGTCGAGGCAGGGGATTTggctaataatgaaaatttaagaatgaaatttttccCTAATTCCTTGACTAAAAATGCTTTTACATGGTTTACAACCCTTCCTCCTCATTCCATACATAATTGGAACCAATTGGAAAGGATTTTCCATGAGCAATTTTATATGGGACAGTCTAAGATCAGTCTTAAAGAGTTAGCCAGCGTTCGACGCAAGGCACCTGAATCAATTGATGATTATTTGAACAGATTCAGACTCTTAAAGGCAAG GGATATGGCTCAATTGGCTGATAGAGTTCGACAACTCGAACGATTGAAGGCTGAAAAGGCTAGAAATTCTAAATTTCACAAGAAGGAAAAGGTTGCATATGTCGAAACCAATGACAGTGACCAGGAGTTCGATATTATTTATGAAGATATCGAAGACAATGAGGTTGATTTAGCAGAATTAAAACCTGGACCTCCTTATGTTTGTAAACTCCTTAGACCTTCCAATGGAAAAAACCCTGTTGAacctaaaaatgataaatttgtgtctaaaacttatacatttgacataactaaatgtgatgaaatatttgatttattagtcACAGATGGCCAGATTGTTGTTCCTAAGGGCTTGAAAGTACCCCCAATCGAACAACAGAAGAAAAGgggttattgtaaatttcataatttccttGGCCATAAAACCTCACGTTGTGttcttttcagggatttggttcAAAAGGCTCTCGACGAAGGGAGGCTCAAATTTGGTGAGAAACCAAAGGTTGTTCAGGCAAATGCTGAAACATCCAAAGCTGCTGAAACTCTCTATGCAGAACCCCAAGAAATAATGATGGTCGAAACAATGGAGTTGTCTCAGGTGCAAGTTCAGGGCATATCTGAAGAGGATTACAACGAACAAATGAAGGTTGTATATCCTCAGGCTGAGGAGGATTTAATTGATTTCTTGAACAGATGCAAACTCGAAAATAAGATTGTGATGCTCTGCCCTCGCTGCAGTGCAGTATGTGATAGGGAGGCTACTGAGGGCCTCAAAAAATACCAAATTGTTAACAAGGGGGCAAAGCAGAACCAACGTTTCGATAAAGGCAAAAGGGTTATGGTGCAGTCGAACACTAATCAGAAGTCTGGTCGAAAGAATACTTTCGCTCCTCCTATTTCAGTGCCGGTCGAAAAATGGATGCACCAGGGACTCATAAGGTTTAACAAAGGGGCCATGGAAGTAGGTGGTTCGAGTGGAACGAAGCAAATTGGCCCACAGGAGGCTAATAGGTACTCTTATAGGAACAATTACAAAGGAAAGAATCCTATGACGAGGACCCAATGGCGCAGGTTCCAGCGTCAGAAGAAATTGGCCCAACAGAGCCTGCAAACGGGCCAGTATAAAGAAGTGTCTAGGAGGCCAGTAAAAGAGAGACTCCTGCCTCCAGTGGATGAAGATAAGATGGAGGATGAGGATCTACTGGATTCTGAACCAGATTTCGATGTCATCTGTGTGGTATCTATCTTGCCATCTGAATATGATGTCCAATCTGAAGTTACTGAGATCGAAAGTGAGTTCGATCATTTTGACATGGCTGACCCAAAGCCAGTATGTTACTATGTTATGAACAATGGCTGTGTGGAAGAACAATTAGCTTATTTCGAAAAGCCAGATTTTCAGATGAAAAGTCATCTCAAACCTCTTTTCATCAGGGCAAAAGTTGAGAATGTTGGAATCAATAAAGTGCTCATTGATGGAGGAGCGGCTGTCAATTTAATGCCTCGATCTATGCTCTACAAGATCGGGAAACATGACACTGATCTATCTGCCCACAACATTGTGCTTTCGAATTATGAGGGTAAAACTGGCTATTCTTTGGGAGCCATTCAAGTAGATGTTGCTGTAGGCAGTATAGTTCGACCAACTCTATTCCTGGTGATACAGTCTAAGGCTAATTTTAACTtgctattaggaagggaatgGATTCATGGAGTTGGGGCTGTGCCATCTACCCTTCACCAGAAACTCATTATCTGGAGGGAGGATGGGATTGTTGAAAATATAGAGGCGGATCAAAGCTTCTATAAGTCAGAGGTCGATAATGTTACTGCACAAACCTTTGACAAAAAGTTGGCTAACATAGCACCTTGTGGTGACAGGGAGGCTGTTGTCGAATCAAATGACAATGTTATCCACTCTGTCAAACTCCATCCTACCTATGGGTTTATATGGGAGAGGGAGGAAATTGATGCTGTTCCCTCTGAAGATGGAGTCATTCCACCAACTGGGTGGATTATATATGAAGATTAA